The stretch of DNA GACCTCTCCAGCAACAAGACTGCCGTAACACGCAATGTCACAGCAGCACCCAAAATAAGGCACTGTGTATATGTGGATCCCGAGCCAACTGTGCCCATCACTACATCAGTGGGTACGACACCACAGCGAGAAAATGTCAGTGAAAGCTACCCAGATGAAAAGCCACCACACGAGTCCAAAGGAGAATATCCCCAGGACCTATTCAGTGTGGAAGAACGCAGGCAAGGGTGGGTTGTACTTCACATCTTTGGCATGATGTATGTATTTGTGGCCTTGGCCATAGTGTGTGATGAGTATTTTGTCCCTGCTTTGGGAGTGATCACAGAAAAGTTGCAGATCTCTGAAGATGTGGCTGGAGCCACCTTCATGGCAGCAGGTGGATCAGCACCAGAACTCTTCACCTCCCTCATAGGTGTCTTCATCTCACACAGCAATGTGGGCATCGGTACCATTGTGGGCTCAGCAGTGTTTAATATCCTCTTTGTCATTGGCACCTGTGCCCTCTTCTCGAGGGAGATACTCCACCTGACATGGTGGCCCTTATTTAGAGACATCTCATTCTACATTGTAGACTTACTGATGCTCATCCTGTTTTTCCTAGACAGTGTCATTGATTGGTGGGAAAGCCTCCTTTTACTGACTGCCTATGCCATATATGTGTTCACTATGAAACAGAACGTGTACCTAGAACAATGGGTGAAGGAGGAGCTGAACAAGAAGCTAAATGCTGTGCAGGCAGCATCAGCAGAGCATATACGGAAGGTTGGTGTCCTTATTGTTCAGAGGGCAAGTTGGAAATAACTCGTTCTAGCGTAAACCACAAAGAAAAACTGCATCTCCTTCACAAAGTGCATATTCAAACAAAACCTCAGAATGCAGGTACTGGTCAATAATTATGGTTATAAAATGAGGGAAATGCAATCTGGATAGCAGTGGTTCTAAGAAATTCGAGAACACCACTAAAAGAGCGTTCTACCCTTGCAATTACAAAAGATCAGTTGCGGTTGCGTATCTGCTTTCAAAGATGTGTGGGATTTTGCTCACTCGGTTGTTGTTAAGgagtttttccaaaaaaaccaaaccaaaacaaaaccccaaacaaacacttATAGGAACACATCGTTAGTCTGGGAACAAGATTTGTCAATTCTGtgttaaacagaggaaaaaaggcttCTGGTAAGAGGTACTGTCCAAGCCTCTTACAGATGAGAGATGTTGGAAGAAGTTCTCTTTTCCCATTCTGAATTGGGGTGTGTTGCTGGGACACTGGTGGTGTCACTTGTTACCCAGTCTGCAGCACAGAAGGGGACCTGGCAGCCTTTAGCAACCATTGCCACCTCTCCCAGTCAGCATTTGGCAACAAGATCGAAATGCCCCAATCCCATTTCCATGCACCGACCACAGCTGTGTGTGCGCAGACACAATTCTGTATGCCACCGGCGCTCAGACAGGGCGTAACCACACGCTCCAGGTTTGAGACCGGGCCCTTCACTCGTTGTCTTTTGAAGCAAGGGTTAACTGCTTACACAAAGGCAGTATTTGAAGTTGTCCCCAGAGCCTGTGACCCTTTCAGACTGGCTGATCTGCAGGACATGCTTTCCAGAACACTTGGGACTTTGTCTTCTTGAATGTGCCtgcccacttcttcctcctctgtcctttCCCAACTCTCCTCTTTGTCTTCTTGACTTGTGCTACTGCCAGTTGCTGAGCAGAGACCACTAGATTTCACGTTGGCCTCTGGCATTGGCGCGCTTTGCTATTCAGATGTGTGTCACTGGCATTTAAGCATGCTTTGCCCCTTCTGGTCTCGGCATTCCTTTCACATAATATAAGGTAAGAAAGCAGAAGGGGTGAGGATAGTTGAAGTGGTGCAGAATCaagaaagtgcttttctttcctcctcccgctctgtctttcagccaggaCTTGAGGCTGGGAGTCCTGAAAGCTCACATGTTACACTCCAGTGGGATACATGTGCAAGATGCTGCAGCTATACACATACATCACTGTGGATGTGACCAACCGTCACAAATTGAATCCAACCCTTCaaattgaaggggaaaaaaccctccactTTAGGTTTACAGAGAACTCTCACTAGCGTATAGTGACATGACAGAGAGCTGGTGGCGAAATAAATTACCTATATGGAAAGTAATGCTGATCActagaaaaaaatagcactttgCACCTTCACTCTGCCTCTGCTGGAAAATGAGTAAGGATACAAATGTTTGGGGATGAAGTCTGGGACTGCCCATTTCTACAGGAATCAGATGGTAGAGGCCATTTGAGTCCATCTCCAGGTACCTGCATCCTCACCGAGGAGCTGTGGGTAGAGTCCTGTTTTTCTTGGAAGCCACATGGTTTTAAGGAGAGCACATGGCTTCGGCTCTTTCAGGAGCATCCATGCACGGTCATTGGTATTAGCTGTCTCACTTTCACGGGCACTAGCCTGAAGAGCTAGCATTGCACCCTGAAAAAGCAGGTGAAGCGGTAGTGGTGTTCAATAGTTTTTGTTCTTGCTTGCGTGCAGAAAAGCAGTGCAGCAGTTGCGGATGATGGAACAAAGAAGCCAGCAGATGGGAGGAGACTGCAGGTAGGTCGGAGCAACTTTACAGGGATCTGAAGTCATTGTATTTTGAACCCCTCCCCGTGTCAGGTCATGAATAAAGATGTGAACGTCTGTGTCAAGAACCTGGACCAAATCCTAATTTGTGCAAAGAACCAGCCATGCTTGGCACAATATCCACAGCTCACTTAAGAGGACACCTGGCTGAGTTGTGTCCTTAAAggccttttaataaaaattaagagaCAGCTCAGGCTTCCTGAGTGGATTTGACTAGCAGAGTACTATTCATTCTGCACTTGAAACAGGCACAGAGAAATTCAGAGCATGACTTTTCTTACCTGGTTTCATGGCCAGTTTTCCTCCTGGGctcccagagcagaggctggtAGGGTCTGTCCTTTCCCGTAGCGAACACTGGAGAGCTCATTCTTCTGCTCCTGGTTAAACTGGTGACCCTTTGTCTGGCCAGCCATTGCATGGAGAGGCCTATCTGATGTAATGGCTGCATATGTACATACAGGTGTTAGCTTCCTCATGTGGATGCTACTTTTTCCTCTATGCACTTAACCTACCTGTACTAATTAATGTTCAGTCAAAAGCTCATTAGGACCCTGGTGCTGACTGTTAGAAAAGAGCACCAGAGCTTTCAAGTTAAGTCAGGACACCTGACAGGACTGTAGCATTACCTTGTAGCAGCATATAAATCTACCCAGGTATTAATAAGTTCATGACTAAAGGCACGGCATGCTTTgcttattatattttataataactTTGTATTGATGCTGAGTCTGTGCGAGACCATTGCATTTGTCTAAGGACAGGTTGACCTGCTATCTCAAGAGCGTGTCTCTTGCTGTGAACGGTCAACCATCCTGTGAACTTGGATGCAGAGGCTGCTTGTAATCTGTGCAGACGCTGCTCCTTGAGTTGGGGAGATCAGCCTCCGTAGAAATGCATCCTCAGGGCAGAGGTGAGCCAGCGGTGCTGTTTTGAGGAGGAAACTGCTATTGACTGCTGCATTGTACCTTTCCCTAGCCTGGATCAGCCTTACAGCGAGGCAGCAGTTCAGCCTCCCTGCACAACTCTCAGATGCGCAGCACCATCTTCCAACTCATGATCCACACCCTGGACCCCCTGGCAGAAGGTGAGTGAATGCTCCACATCGGAGGGACGTGGGTTTGCAGCCAGTTTAACTGGGAATACAGCCTTTGTATGTCAGGGTGTTGGGGATCAGCAACTCATCCTTGAAATGCAGCTCTGACTATCACAGATAATGTTACGTGGGGGGAGCTCTGCCACAGTGGGATGAACCCCTTCTGATCTCGTGGCTAGACAGGACAAACACTTCACATTCCAGCCCCGCCATATCTACTTTGCCTGGGCCAAAGTGGTTGCTGctgtggtggcagctgctgctggaggggggaTGAGGGCATGTGGAGCAGCTGCTATTGCTGGGGCCCCTGCAAGCAGTGGTGGTCACTGCAGTCCCCCACTGGTCCCCCCCACTATGTTTTTGAGAACCTATCAATCAGTCTCATTTTACAATGGGAAAATGAACATGGGGAGAGCTCATGACCTGTACACCTCCCCAGCTGTGCGCACAGCCCCTTACAAGGCATAAAcctaaagaagaggaaaaagaagttaaaagcttTGAAGAATTATAATTTTGTCAGTGGTTAAAATCCCAGCTGAGATCTAAAACACACAGCAGGTTCCAATTATGATGTTTAAGCCAAGCCGTATGTGATTTAGAGCAACACCAAGCTCCTCTAAAAGCCCACCTGCAACACTGCAGTATCATCTCTGTCAAAGTAAACTGTACCCACAGCACTTTGCAGGCAGTGGGCCAGCTCCCCAGGGCCAAGGGCTGATCAGCTCAGGACTAAGACATCTTTCAAAGTGCCCAAGGTGCAGAAAAGCCACCTCTCCAGACAGATCCAAGGGCTTTGTACACACACTTTTAACGTGCTGCTTTCTATCAACTTAATGAAAACACAGCATACAGGTTCATTTTCCAAGAAATGGTAAAAGTGTGTtaaaaaaagatggttttatttagattttctttCGTAGCCCAGCACATGCACCGCCCTCCACTGCCCTACTTGTTCTAAAGAGATTATCTGTTGTCCATTCAAAAAGAGATTGAAGCTAAGCAGATCAACACCTCTCATGTCTATCACAGAGGTTACAAAAAGGACTCTCCAGATCAAAATCCTAGCTGCACAAACTGATCAAGGGAACAAAGGAGACTTGATAAGGACAGCAAGACAGATAAATGTCTGCTTTGATAGATTTTAGCGAAGGCACCCATCACATTACTAAGAGTGGCCTAACAAGAGCCAGACTCATCAGGGTTTGCTCTACTGCCCTTGCCTCCTGTCCCCTCCAAAAGGCGCTATCAACAGCACAAGGTTAAAACCAAAATCTTACGAGAGGACATGCCATTGCCTTTAGCATCAAAAAGTGCCAGACCTGAGGGACTGCTGCCACTCAGAGACCCTCCAGCGCCTTCTCATCCTTCCTGCACCGCTAAGTGTCTTTATGCAGCATCTGCCCACCCCAGGCCAGGACACACTTCTGGGCCAGGCTGGTGTCTTCAGCTTGGTGAAACCCTGGGACCTCAGTAGAAGTTGTGGGGGCCTGAGGATGCCAACCCCAGCCAAGGAGAGCACTCCAGCGCTGCCCCAGCCAGCTCAGCCCAGATtacactgcggggggggggcgctcaaTGCAGCTGTGAGCCACTGGCCTTGCTAAAGAGGCTGGCATCACCATGATTTGCGAATACGGAATAAACGGGAGTGGGGGGGAACTTGGATCCTTGAAAGACAACTTCCCCTCTCATTTCAGCTAGGCAGAGAGAGAGTTACTGTCCCAGCAAGCGGCAGCCACTAGATGGGAGTGTGACCATATCTGCTTAAGCAGGTCTCGTGTTCACAACAGGGACTACGGTCTTTCCAAAAGGTTGTTATTTCTTAGACCCTTTGCTATAATAGTGCTGCTGAGTTAAGGGCAAAACCTCTGCCCCGGGTACATGCCTGTCCCACTCAGCGTTGCCAGAATGTATACAGCTCCTTAGAAAAAGTGACAATAAAGAAAGTTACTGATATTACAACAGCGCAGTGCTCAAAATTGAGGAGCCAGCGTCCCAGGTGCTGTGTATCTAGCAGGAGACGCTCCTTACCCCGATAGACTAATACCTAAAGAAAAcggagcctggagaaaaggaaccATTTATGAATAGATTGAGAAACCTAAGTGCTTTGAGGATCTTGGCCAAAAAGATGAAATTACTTCCCTAGGATGACTCTGAAAAAGGATTTGAACCCGAGAGGCCTATCAGGACTGCAAGCTCAGCCTTTGTGTTATTAGTACTGCAGCCCTCTGGTACCCTCAGGACAGCTGGGTGCCGATTTCCCACCAATCACCAACAAAGCCCTTCTCTTTGCAGTGTGTGCAGCACTGTCTGTACCGGACACATTTCTGTAATTACGTTGCAACATAAAAGATTATCCCAAAGCAATTTATCTTTCCTCAAGGGTCCTTGTTCCTTCTTGCCAATGCCTGTAGCATCAGCACTTAGACGCGATGGTAGAGAAcactctgcaaaagaaaaagttgcCAGCTATTGCTCAGCAGTTCCTAGCTTAACCTACTGAAATTAGGATCTCTGTAGGGTTTCCTTCCTTATGCTGCAGTTGTGTTTTATTTGGGCAGTGCAGAAGCAGTTTCAGGACAGCAAGAGTCCAAAATGCGAAAAACCTGCTAGCACTGGGCCTCCAACCCCAACTTCCAGAGGCAGAGGTTTTAGAAATAAAGGAGAAgtctgaaatacaaatttttttttcactgttcctAACGAAACACCCCTTGTGTGAAACAAAATTTCTCATTTGAGCAGTGGATTAAGTTCagaatgtttggtttttttccttttgtattagGAAGGGATCATTATTTAAGTCTTTTTCTACAGGAGACTAGGCATTTTTCTTTAGAAGTTCTAACTTTTACATTGCATCTTGAACTACATTTTTGatagaagcttttattttcaaagtgcctttcttatttttaagtagGGAATTTCTAGCAcctttggttttttcccccacttcctcTGTAGAGGAAGTGTAGAACCAGAGCTTGAGAACTTTTCATGATTTTGCAGCTAGACATTGGAGGGAACTGTTGGGAAATTAAAGGGAACAAGAATTTCGGGAAGACTGAGGAACGCTCTCGTTTCTGAACCTCCAGTTTTACCATCGGATTATTCTTTAAACTCTAGTCATGCAGGGAAGAAGACAGAAGCCTGCTTTTACTGTTGAATGAAGAAAAAGGCTCCAGCAGCGAGGTTATCAGAGCTGTCTACCCTCAGTGTGCCCCAGTTAACAAGCTAATGATTTTGGAAATTAGACCAGAATAAAGCAGCAGGCAGTGTTGCAGGCTAGAACTGAGCCAGAAGTCTTAAGGCAGCTAcagtttttccttgctttattaGCATTCAATCACTTGTTCTGAGAGAATCGTGATACAAAGGAGCAAAAGGAatcatgagactttttttttacgTCTGCTTTTAGACAGCAGAATCTCCAATgccaaatttcaaagaaaaaaccctGCCCACTGTTCACGTTGTAAATTAGCCCCGATAGATTAAATATGAGAGGCACGGAATTAATTAAACATAAGAGCCAAACTCAAGGTAGAAGCTCAGCTGCTACCGCGAGTGCAGCCTGGATGCTCTCGACCTTCCTGAAGAGCATCTCAGGGCCCTGGACACAGGCATGTGACGGGCTCTCAGCGCAGGGGGCAGAGAGTTTCCAGCAGTGAATGTCCCAGGGGACCGCAGTCCTCAGGGAGGACTGAGcccagggggctggggacaccagccGTGCCCTGCTCAGATAATCCCCAGGACTAGCCTGACAGATATCCTTCCTCCCCATGCTGACCTGCAGATCTGGACAGCTTATAGCCAACTCTTCCTCCAGTCTCAGCCCATCCTGCATGAAATGTGTGTCAGGGGAATTAACACCTTTTTAAATGAGGCTGATCTCATGAGAACTGGATAGTGGCCTGGGCCTAAGCTCTTTATCCTGAGAGAGAGATGCTCACAGCCTGCAGCCTAGGTGAGGGCAGGACGTCAGGAGCTTGAATTTATATAATCTCTTTCAGGCTGAGCCTGACCGCCCTGACCCTGCTGACAGAAGCTTTTGCAACAGCTTCTGGgaaaagctgaacagaaagacGCATTGCCCAGTGGTTAGAGGAGACCGGGAGCAAAAGGTCACCTCTTTGTTGCCCTGCACGGTTGGGTATGCTTGTGCTTAGCATCGGTAGAGGGGGAACGAAGCAAAGTGCTTCACATTCCCTCTGGCAGGCTTCAATATTGACAAGGAGCATGGAAAAGTCAGCCTCTTCCAACTAGACCAGAATCTACTGATTTTGGCGAGGTTCAGCTCAGAACAGTAGCTCTACCTGCGTGGCTCAGGGCCTCGGACCTGCTATTTCTATTAACTCGGTATCGTGGTGATGAATACAGTGTCAGGGCCCTGCCCTTCAGGCAAATGACAACAGCACGTTCTGGTTGCAGTCAACAGTACAGTAGATTAAATCAGTGTGATAAAACTTTCAGAGGAAATTAATTTACAGCCCCGCACACAAGCCAAGCATAGCACGGCCAATTTCTTGTGGCTACTGTCCATGTGCAAGCCCTGCGGCCCTCAGCTTAGTCTTTGGGTAGGCAGCTCAACAGACAATATAGATTAGAGCAAAATGAGTCTTTTCTTTGAGTTGATGACTTGCTCGCTTTCAGTGAGAGTAGGATTAAGATATTTGAGCACAACACCTAACTCTGGAGACACACAATTTCACAGTAAAACAACAATAAAGCAGCTCAGCTGAGCAGAGTATGGTTTACAGCAGAAGTCCTCAGCAGTCCCAGAAATACAGTACTGGACACTGCACTGGTGAAGATGACCTCTTGGGTTGCCTGGACCATGTTAAATGTGGATACCAGGAATTTAGATCAACTCCAGCGGAGAAGACATTCACATATGCTTAGAGAAATCAGTAATTTTCCAGGTAACGGGAAtataaaaggattttatttttccttaccaTCAGGTCGCCAGGCTGCAGACAGCACTGTAAAGCCTCTTCAGCAGTCACGTGGCAGAAGAAAGGTGTCACTTTTAGCTTGCACATAGTCAAGCCAGAAAAAACAGCAGTAGTCCTTTGGGAACAAAATGATACTGCATCAAAACAACTCCTCTGTTCTCTCTGCGTTTGTTTCCTAGGAAGTACAGATATCCCCTGTATTACTGAACTGGAAAGGATTTCTCTTCCCTCTACAGTTTCTTTGAAATACGAAAGTATTGGTTACATGTCAAATTGCTGGCATAATTGCCGTAGTACTAAGCATTTAAATATAACCACTACGATCAAcaagcagcagccaaaacctAGGGCCGCAGCCAAATCGACAGCTCCCAAGTCAGTGCTGGCTGCAATCCACGCAAGAGGAAAGGGGCGAGGGTGTGCGTGTGTTGGGGGGAGGCAGGTAAAGGGGAGTTTTGCAAAGCTGACAGCTGCTGACAAACGTATCCTTCTCATCCACAGCAAGATTTAAAGACAGGGTCGACATCCTGAGCAAGATAGCCAAGGCCAAAGTAGACGCTCTGGCTGGACAAGGATCAAAACCAGAAGGTGAGTGCAAGAGGAGTTTGCCTTGTTTTGCACTGCAACCCCTCACCTTCCCAGCACTCAACACCCAAGGGCTGCCAAAGAAACGCTATGGTCCAGTACAAGTTTTCTGTTATTACTGCTCACAGACGGCTGCTATAATATCGCAGCAGAAATCAGTCAACGTGGTCTAACAGTGGGCAATAAAAGCCATCCCCACGGGAAGCCAGGAGTGGTTGGTGAGCACGTCCAAACAGAAAGTGCCACAGGGATGTAGTGCAAATTGCCACCAGAagggtggaagaggggaaatcGTGTCATTACAGCCAGCAGTTGGGTGCTGCTATGCTGCTTACCTGTGGTAGACCCTGCAAACGAGGTATTCGTTAAAACAAAGTACCTTCATTTTAGCTTGGAAACTTGGCACATTTGCAGAAGAGCACAAAAGATTCCTCTACAGAGAAAAGCTGCGCTGGCTTTGTCTATAACAATTCTGAGGGTCTGTGCATCCTCCCTTTTAATAGTTTTTGGTTTTTCCTGAGTACCCGAGTACCTCAAGACATTGAGCCTCACCTATGTGAACGAGACCAAACTTGAGGAAAATACTCTTTAAGAAACAAGTAAATTCTTGATGCGAGTTATCAATACCACATTGACTTCACTGGATTTTCACCCCATAACATGTTCCACCATCTTTGTTGGTGCATAGGTAAAGCTGTGCACATTCCAAAAGCATTATTGTTCTCTCTCCCGCTCTGGGCTGAAAGCATCCCCCGTGAACGCTCTCAAGGCCTGGTTTCAGAAATCACAAATAGTACTCACAGAAAACAGtgagttttctctgtttctgaaagTCTCCCCTCTAGACTTGCTCCCTAGTTAAGTTGTGAGGCACTGTACTGGACCAGCGCACCCAGTTCAGGATAAGATACCCTGTAACGCCCCATCCCGGTACAATTCATGGGACAACACGATCCTACTGACTTGACAGGCCTGACTATGTGGAGGGGATCCCTTAACCTAAATTGCAGCAGTCTGAAAAGGGCCCTTGCCGTGAGCGGGCAGAGCGCCAGGCaccccctctcccctctgctgcgTGTTGCCCATATTCCCACACTATTCCGCACAGGGGTTTCCAGGTTCCTCTTGGCTACGCAGGTTAACACAGGAACAGCACAGAGGACATTGCAGTTTTTTCCTTGTATGTGTCAGCACTTTCCTATTTGCATTTGAATACCTACCAACAGATTAGGCATTAAAGCCTGGCAGCACGTAACAGCCATTTCTCAGAAGCCTCGAAAAATATCAGTTCCCTGGAGAATGCCGCGctctattagaaaaaaaaaaaaaaaaaagggaaagcaaagctttACATCCTTTCTGGCTTTTAAGGATGGCTTTAATAAGATCTTCTGAATCCAGACTGAAACCAAGAAACGCTCATCGGTTGTAGATCAGATAATTAGCATTTCCCTGTTGTTACGCATGTGCCTCTTACAGCAGTTTCAGATAGAAGGTCATAGGAGCATCAAGGTAACATTCTGTGCCAGATTCCGCCTGGCTTTTACTCATCACAATCCACAGAAAACAGAGGGGACAAACACAAAACCTAAGCAATCAGATGGGGCTCAACGCGAAACACCACACGTTCTTGTAGGAAGATCAAGCCTCCCTGCTGATCAAGAGGAAGGCGACCACCTGCGGCTAAGGTGACTGAAACCAATATTCCTTCTTATCACTTttagcagaagaggaaaagaaggcacCGAGCAGCGTCCAGGTAACTCCTGCCAGTGACTCTGAACccagcaaagagaaacagaacGCAAACGCACCACAAGATGGACAGGTATTTAAGTGACGATAGGCGATAAGTGCTCACTCCAGACCAAACTTCTCACGtactttccttcttccctctccaggGCTTTTGGGATAGGACCCAATCCATTTCCCAAAACTGGCAACTATACGTAGCGTGTGTAGTGGCGAGATCTATTACGGCATTAGGTGAAACATTTCAGCTTACAAACACAAAGCAGATCCAAAATATGACACCAACTGATACTGCATAGTATTTTCTCCTCAGATGACTCTTCTGAGGTCAGAGGGGTAACTCCAGCATAAGGGAAGACATGACTACCTGCCTCTCCTGTGCTCACCAGTATacgtttctgttttgtttcctgaatCCCTCCTTTCGAGTTGGTGTAATCTGGCTGTTCTGATGAGGAAAGGTTTACCAAGGACAGATGGTAAATGTTTCGTTAGTGTCAAAACCCCGTCTAAAAGTTGGTTCTAATTAACTGATAGAAATTAGTTAACGTAATACACAGGCTCTGGATTTTGTCTCACAATAGCAAGATGGGGGCTGTGGCTGCCCTCAGCCGTTTTACAGATGTGACCTCGGCCAAGGCGAGGCCATGGTGAAGAAATGCTGTGCAGCTCCTTGCTagtttgaaaatgtattggctgtttttttcttttttcctggtctACAGCCCTCATCAGACAGCAACACCTCAGAAGACAGCAGCTCTGGGAGTGAGGAAGACAGTGATGATGACAgcacagatgatgatgatgaaaatgATGAGCCATTATCTCTTGAATGGCCAGAAACTCGGAAGAAACAAGCAAtttaccttttcctctttcccattgTCTTCCCTCTCTGGAGCACTATGCCTGACGTTAGAAACCCAGTAAGAATCTATCTTCCTTCTGCTGCGGGATTCATTAACTGAGCTATAGAGTTCCTCTCGGCAAGAGTCCCCACTTCTGTTTGTCCATGTCTAGAGTCTTTGCCTACTTGAAGCGCTGTTAATGCTACAGGGAGCGGGACaggagccccacctgcagcaTAACATAGTTCCACAGACGTAATTTAATAAGTCACAGAAGACTAGAAACTATTGGTCATCAAATCAAgctgacaaaaaataaatacaattagaGAGATCAGGGTCCACATTCAAGCCATTGATTGCAGCGAAGTGTTTCAGGTGGATACTTTCCATTGGGGGTTGTTAACTTTCCTGAAACTTctccatgtttttattttcaaacttgaTTTTAACAGGACTCCAAAAAATTCTTTGTCATCACGTTTTTTGGATCCATCATCTGGATTGCTGTATTCTCTTACCTCATGGTGTGGTGGGCTCACCAGGTGaggggtttattttctttctgcaaataaGACTATCTCAGAAGTAGCAGATGAAGAGAGAGGGGAGCGTCACTGGGGTGTTTTATCTGATGAATTACAGCCGCAGCCATCCATCACAACAGTAGAAACTTTGTTTTGTTAGAACCCAAAAGGGAATTTTCAATTTCATTCTTTTCAATCTGACAGAGAGTCATTCTTTTTCAAGAGCTTCCAAGGGAATTTGTGCATCAGTGAAAGGAAAAGTGCCATCAAGATTTATCTTAATACTGCCTTTTCATTGATGAATGCTTCTGTGCAGAACATAATTACCCCTCACCTAATTAAAATTCTAGGAAAATACAGGTTCTGATTCTGGAAGCTGCTAAATGATCTCAACTCCCTTCGCCTTAATCTTCACTTGGTATTCTGGGAAATAATACTTACATCTTGTAGAATCAGACCCACAATTTGTATTTAGTGATATATTGCACATTCACAGTCCAGTTGCTCAAGCCATAAATCCAAAGACTGTCATTTCCCAAAGCTCTCGGATAATACACAGCTGATGTTAAATCTGGAGAGGGAGAGGTAGAAGACGTCCAAGAAGAGGTGAAGTTAGGACAGAAGAGTTGCGCTGTAACTGACCTGACCTTGCTTAGTCTCGGCAACACTGTGATCAGATGCCTTGCACTATAAAGCAAATCTGAGATCAACTTACATTATGAAATTTAACATTTTATcctacaaagcagaaaaaatgctcCCATGTTTTAAGGGATTAAAGCATTTTAACTCGAATGTAGTATGAAACCCAAAAGACTGCACAGAACAATTAAattggtaggaccagagggaatggattaaaattagagatggaacgattcagactggacgttaggaagaagttcttcaccatgagggtggtgagatgctggaactggttgcccagagaggtggtggaagccccatccctggaagtttttaaggccaggctggacaggcctcagagcaacctgatctag from Chroicocephalus ridibundus chromosome 9, bChrRid1.1, whole genome shotgun sequence encodes:
- the SLC24A1 gene encoding sodium/potassium/calcium exchanger 1 isoform X2 yields the protein MHLPRRRRLQRNRIFFLLAIVLVLSIYQLQFSPSALPAPHAAPQPTDPVKVTSRDLSSNKTAVTRNVTAAPKIRHCVYVDPEPTVPITTSVGTTPQRENVSESYPDEKPPHESKGEYPQDLFSVEERRQGWVVLHIFGMMYVFVALAIVCDEYFVPALGVITEKLQISEDVAGATFMAAGGSAPELFTSLIGVFISHSNVGIGTIVGSAVFNILFVIGTCALFSREILHLTWWPLFRDISFYIVDLLMLILFFLDSVIDWWESLLLLTAYAIYVFTMKQNVYLEQWVKEELNKKLNAVQAASAEHIRKKSSAAVADDGTKKPADGRRLQPGSALQRGSSSASLHNSQMRSTIFQLMIHTLDPLAEARFKDRVDILSKIAKAKVDALAGQGSKPEEEEKKAPSSVQVTPASDSEPSKEKQNANAPQDGQPSSDSNTSEDSSSGSEEDSDDDSTDDDDENDEPLSLEWPETRKKQAIYLFLFPIVFPLWSTMPDVRNPDSKKFFVITFFGSIIWIAVFSYLMVWWAHQVGETIGISEEIMGLTILAAGTSIPDLITSVIVARKGLGDMAVSSSVGSNIFDITVGLPVPWFLYSVFNGLSPVAVSSNGLFCAIVLLFLMLLFVIISIAACKWKMNKLLGLTMFALYFVFLIISVMLEDKIISCPVSV
- the SLC24A1 gene encoding sodium/potassium/calcium exchanger 1 isoform X1, producing the protein MHLPRRRRLQRNRIFFLLAIVLVLSIYQLQFSPSALPAPHAAPQPTDPVKVTSRDLSSNKTAVTRNVTAAPKIRHCVYVDPEPTVPITTSVGTTPQRENVSESYPDEKPPHESKGEYPQDLFSVEERRQGWVVLHIFGMMYVFVALAIVCDEYFVPALGVITEKLQISEDVAGATFMAAGGSAPELFTSLIGVFISHSNVGIGTIVGSAVFNILFVIGTCALFSREILHLTWWPLFRDISFYIVDLLMLILFFLDSVIDWWESLLLLTAYAIYVFTMKQNVYLEQWVKEELNKKLNAVQAASAEHIRKKSSAAVADDGTKKPADGRRLQPGSALQRGSSSASLHNSQMRSTIFQLMIHTLDPLAEARFKDRVDILSKIAKAKVDALAGQGSKPEAEEEKKAPSSVQVTPASDSEPSKEKQNANAPQDGQPSSDSNTSEDSSSGSEEDSDDDSTDDDDENDEPLSLEWPETRKKQAIYLFLFPIVFPLWSTMPDVRNPDSKKFFVITFFGSIIWIAVFSYLMVWWAHQVGETIGISEEIMGLTILAAGTSIPDLITSVIVARKGLGDMAVSSSVGSNIFDITVGLPVPWFLYSVFNGLSPVAVSSNGLFCAIVLLFLMLLFVIISIAACKWKMNKLLGLTMFALYFVFLIISVMLEDKIISCPVSV